The DNA sequence GGCAGTCCAGCCCTGTACGACGGAGCCGCTGGAGCAGCAGTCGAGCAGCACGACCTTCGACGAGGCCCGGCAGGACTGGAGCATCCGCTCCAGGAACTCGGCGGGCACGGCGGTGCCCGGCAGGTCGTCCGGGTCGGCATCCCGAGTGAGGAAGTACAGCTGCCCGTCCGCCTCGCAGAACTCCCCATGTCCGCTGAAGTAGAGCAGCGCCGTCTCGCTGGCCTGCCGCTCCTCCAGGAACTCCTCGATCGCGTGCAGCATCTCGGCGCGCGTCGGCTCGGCGACCATCGCGCACTCGTTGTACATGCCGATCTCGGTGTTCTCCAACACCGCCTGCATGTAGTGCAGGTCCGCCCGGACCGGCGGCAGATCGTGGTAGCGATCGCTGTCGTACGTGGATACGCCGATGAGCATGGCGTACCGGTCGTTGTCGCTCACGCCGCGCCCGGCCCGTGCTGGTCGCCGTCGTCGTCCGCCGTGCCGGTGTTCCCGTTGAGGAACCGCTCGATCTGCGCGTCGTCGGCGCGGGCCTGCTTGCCGGAGATGGTGAGCGACGCGCCGTCGGGCCGCGTGACGACGATGGTCCGCTGCGGCACGCGAGCGAGCCAGATCTGAATCCCGGCGGCGACGAAGGAGCCGCCGCTGAACACGAGCCCGATGAGGTCGGAGACGGGCCCGCCCTTGAGGCTTTCGCTGGCGGCGTCCTGCTGCTGGCCCGGGACGTCGAGCGCGGCCAGCGGGTCGGCGTCGGTAAGGGCGGTGAGCAGCTCGCGCGCTTCGCGTCGGGCGCGCAGCGGATCCTCGTCGACGATGGAGATGCGATAGTCGGCGGCCGGGGCGGTGTGGGTGGTGCTCACGTTCGCTGTCTCCCCCTTGGGTTCCCCGTGCGGTGCACACGCGGACGGACGATGCTAGCGGCAGGCACTGACAGACCGGCGGCTGGTTTCCGAAAGCCTGCTGGTCATTGGCGTGAAACGCACAGCTCCGCCCAGACAGTCTTGCCGGGAGCACCGACGCGCGGCGCGACAGCCCACCGGCTCGCCAGCCGCGCCACGACGAACAGTCCGCGCCCCGACTCGGCGTCCCCGGGCGGCTCGTGGGAGGAGAGCAGCGGCACGCGTTCGGTACGGGTGTCGGTGACCTCGATATGCAACGTGTCGGTGGTCCCGGTGAGCCGGAGGTGGAAGTCCCGGCCGGATACGTGACCGTGGCGCAC is a window from the Streptomyces spectabilis genome containing:
- a CDS encoding effector-associated constant component EACC1 produces the protein MSTTHTAPAADYRISIVDEDPLRARREARELLTALTDADPLAALDVPGQQQDAASESLKGGPVSDLIGLVFSGGSFVAAGIQIWLARVPQRTIVVTRPDGASLTISGKQARADDAQIERFLNGNTGTADDDGDQHGPGAA
- a CDS encoding ATP-binding protein, with product MNSETSPAPAALEFSTRFTSSPRGARLARRLVAHRLDTWGHPYTSSDNETLALIAAELTGNAVRHGHVSGRDFHLRLTGTTDTLHIEVTDTRTERVPLLSSHEPPGDAESGRGLFVVARLASRWAVAPRVGAPGKTVWAELCVSRQ